In the Polyangia bacterium genome, one interval contains:
- a CDS encoding trypsin-like serine protease gives MKFILRASMAGAALLALAAGCSDLYGPDQESLSEGGQASPIINGSTASAYPESALVNMSKNGQVVAACSGSVIAPSVVLTAGHCVAGFTGWSVRAPFAQNQTSTSTSGETFDWKDTGSENVNPNAHDIGLVYLASPINLATFPALAGSALADGSQVVDLGRINNGTLSSTALFVSSAITVRGAANQGFPFDYVSTDVIESGDSGGPVEVPGLPSPHKIVAVNSGAGSGTQVLARVDLLASWIAGKIAAHGGGGNTTTPPPTTPPPPPPPPPPATCKGPTEVEPNNDFQHPNALGASVCGTIGAGDAQDWYSWSIAGATPYRVQLTASGDAAIAMWKNVGGTFRQVAGTSNTLIANTASGAGSYVVAVFSSTGQSQSYTLTLTK, from the coding sequence ATGAAATTCATTCTTCGCGCGAGCATGGCCGGCGCTGCGCTGCTGGCGCTGGCGGCCGGGTGCTCGGATCTCTACGGCCCTGATCAGGAATCACTGTCCGAAGGCGGACAGGCGTCTCCGATCATCAACGGCTCGACCGCCAGCGCCTATCCCGAAAGCGCGCTGGTCAACATGTCCAAGAACGGCCAGGTGGTGGCCGCCTGTTCCGGTTCGGTGATCGCGCCCAGCGTGGTGCTGACCGCCGGTCACTGCGTGGCCGGCTTCACCGGATGGTCGGTGCGGGCGCCGTTCGCCCAGAACCAAACCTCCACCTCCACCTCCGGCGAGACCTTCGACTGGAAAGACACCGGGTCGGAGAACGTCAATCCCAACGCGCACGACATCGGCCTGGTCTATCTGGCCAGCCCCATCAACCTGGCGACGTTTCCCGCGCTGGCCGGCAGCGCGCTGGCCGACGGATCGCAAGTCGTCGATCTCGGCCGCATCAACAACGGCACGCTGTCCAGCACCGCGCTGTTTGTCTCCAGCGCGATCACCGTGCGGGGCGCTGCCAACCAAGGTTTCCCGTTTGACTACGTCTCGACCGACGTGATCGAAAGCGGGGATTCAGGCGGCCCGGTCGAAGTTCCTGGCCTGCCCAGCCCGCACAAGATCGTCGCCGTCAACTCGGGCGCCGGCAGCGGCACGCAGGTGCTGGCGCGCGTGGATCTGCTGGCCAGCTGGATCGCGGGGAAGATCGCCGCTCACGGCGGCGGCGGTAACACGACGACGCCACCGCCGACGACGCCACCGCCGCCGCCGCCGCCGCCGCCACCGGCGACGTGCAAGGGTCCGACGGAGGTAGAGCCGAACAACGACTTCCAGCACCCGAACGCGCTGGGCGCGTCGGTTTGTGGAACCATCGGCGCGGGTGACGCGCAGGATTGGTATTCGTGGTCGATCGCCGGCGCCACGCCGTACCGCGTGCAGTTGACGGCCAGCGGTGATGCTGCCATCGCCATGTGGAAGAACGTCGGCGGCACCTTCCGGCAGGTCGCCGGGACGTCGAACACCTTGATCGCCAACACCGCGTCCGGTGCCGGCTCGTATGTGGTGGCGGTATTTTCTTCCACCGGCCAAAGCCAGTCGTACACGCTGACCTTGACCAAGTGA
- a CDS encoding FadR/GntR family transcriptional regulator, translating into MALSGRCRIRMNVLPVVSVNCSLHRRSPRFDRDNCFVPLISMALQPPGVRRVYRQVADQLRNLLVDGNYSAGSRLPPERDIAVQLKVSRTTVREALIALELEGLVEVRGGSGVYVLALPRSNQLVIESTDSGPGPFELLQARRLLEGEIAALAAESIDESGLAHLDETIRLLERSGPSLPERETNDRQFHVSIAEATRNSALIQTVRLYWDMRRGSMWSKIVEHFHTPALLSAVVADHRAIYSALKEHSPAAARRSMHRHLRRVEREFAQSWNEGLEQSNPSTWEEEITSTEAAASAREPSEDTDVDGEAGKVAAPK; encoded by the coding sequence ATGGCCCTTTCGGGTCGTTGTCGAATCCGGATGAACGTATTACCCGTGGTCAGTGTAAACTGCTCTTTGCACCGCCGCTCCCCCCGGTTTGACCGCGACAACTGCTTCGTTCCCCTCATTTCCATGGCACTTCAACCACCTGGCGTTCGACGGGTTTATCGGCAAGTCGCGGACCAGCTGCGCAATCTTCTGGTGGATGGAAACTATTCCGCGGGTTCGCGGTTGCCACCCGAGCGGGACATCGCGGTCCAGCTGAAGGTGTCGCGTACCACGGTGCGGGAGGCGCTGATCGCGCTTGAGCTGGAAGGGCTGGTCGAGGTGCGAGGCGGCTCCGGGGTGTATGTCCTGGCCTTGCCGCGATCGAATCAACTGGTGATCGAGTCCACCGACAGCGGCCCCGGCCCGTTCGAGCTGTTGCAAGCGCGCCGCCTTCTGGAAGGCGAGATCGCCGCCCTGGCCGCCGAGTCGATCGACGAGAGCGGCCTGGCCCACCTGGACGAGACCATTCGCCTGCTCGAGCGCAGCGGCCCGTCGTTGCCCGAGCGCGAGACCAACGATCGCCAGTTCCACGTCAGCATCGCCGAGGCCACCCGCAACAGCGCCCTCATTCAGACGGTGCGTCTTTACTGGGACATGCGGCGCGGTTCGATGTGGTCGAAGATCGTCGAGCATTTTCACACGCCGGCGCTGCTGTCGGCGGTGGTGGCCGATCACCGGGCCATCTATTCGGCGTTGAAAGAACACTCGCCGGCGGCGGCGCGGCGGTCGATGCACCGCCATCTGCGCCGCGTGGAGCGCGAGTTCGCGCAAAGCTGGAACGAAGGTCTGGAACAGAGCAACCCCAGCACCTGGGAAGAAGAGATCACCAGCACCGAGGCCGCCGCGTCGGCCCGCGAACCCAGCGAAGACACCGACGTCGACGGCGAAGCGGGCAAAGTCGCGGCGCCCAAGTAA
- a CDS encoding FAD-dependent oxidoreductase, with protein sequence MGGSAGSLQGPDLTVGVEAENVPEGGVLLGHAHGEAALLFRRGDEICAVGATCSHYGGPLAEGLVVGTAVHCPWHHARFDLRTGEAIGAPALKALPCWQVERQGTRVVVKGPAPARLVSSPAGAVPESVVIVGAGAAGNAAAETLRCAGYGGPVTMIGAEDTLPTDRPNLSKDYLAGTAPEEWIPLRDPDFYRSQQIELLLGVRVTALHTERKTLTLSDGSTRSYGALLLATGADPVKLAIPGADTGQVFTLRSLADSRRIIAKAQSARRAVVIGASFIGLETAAALRTRGLEVDVVGPEARPLERVLGPALGDFVRALHEEHGVRFHLKHGVQAISDGAVTLDDGSSLLCDLVVTGVGVRPAVALAEQAGLRLDRGVVVNEFLATSAPGVFAAGDIARWPDARSGQAIRVEHWVVAERQGQAAARNILGRRQPFRDVPFFWSQHYDVPIAYVGHAEGWETIHVVGSISGKDCLVGYRSGGRIAAVASIYRDQDSLKIEAAMERNDQAAVEAFFS encoded by the coding sequence ATGGGCGGCAGCGCGGGTTCATTGCAAGGTCCGGATCTCACAGTCGGTGTCGAGGCGGAAAATGTTCCCGAAGGCGGCGTCCTTCTGGGCCACGCGCACGGCGAAGCGGCGCTGTTGTTTCGACGCGGCGACGAGATCTGCGCGGTGGGCGCCACCTGTTCGCACTACGGCGGCCCGCTGGCCGAGGGACTGGTGGTGGGCACCGCGGTTCATTGCCCGTGGCACCACGCGCGTTTCGATCTGCGCACCGGCGAGGCGATCGGTGCCCCGGCGTTGAAGGCGCTGCCTTGCTGGCAGGTGGAACGCCAGGGAACACGGGTGGTGGTGAAGGGCCCGGCGCCGGCGCGCCTGGTCTCGTCGCCCGCTGGCGCGGTGCCGGAAAGCGTGGTGATCGTCGGCGCCGGCGCGGCCGGCAACGCCGCCGCCGAGACGCTGCGCTGTGCAGGGTATGGCGGCCCGGTGACCATGATCGGCGCCGAGGACACGCTGCCCACCGATCGCCCGAACTTGTCGAAAGACTATCTGGCCGGCACCGCGCCCGAAGAATGGATCCCGCTGCGCGATCCCGATTTCTATCGCAGCCAGCAGATCGAACTGCTGCTGGGCGTGCGGGTGACCGCGCTGCACACCGAGCGCAAGACCCTCACGCTGTCCGACGGCAGCACCCGTTCATACGGCGCGCTGTTGCTGGCCACCGGCGCCGATCCGGTGAAGCTGGCGATCCCGGGCGCCGACACGGGTCAGGTCTTCACTTTGCGTTCGCTGGCCGACAGCCGGCGCATCATCGCCAAGGCGCAGTCAGCGCGGCGGGCGGTGGTGATCGGAGCCAGCTTCATCGGCCTCGAGACCGCCGCGGCGTTGCGCACCCGTGGCCTGGAGGTCGATGTGGTGGGGCCGGAGGCGCGGCCGCTGGAACGAGTGCTGGGACCGGCGCTGGGTGATTTCGTGCGTGCGCTGCACGAGGAACACGGCGTGCGCTTTCATCTCAAGCACGGCGTGCAGGCCATCAGCGATGGCGCCGTGACACTGGACGACGGCTCGTCGCTGCTTTGCGATCTGGTGGTCACCGGCGTGGGCGTGCGCCCGGCGGTGGCGCTGGCCGAGCAAGCCGGACTGCGTCTGGATCGCGGCGTGGTGGTCAATGAGTTCCTGGCCACCAGCGCGCCCGGCGTTTTCGCCGCCGGCGACATCGCCCGCTGGCCCGACGCGCGGAGCGGCCAGGCCATTCGCGTCGAGCACTGGGTGGTCGCCGAACGGCAGGGCCAGGCCGCCGCCCGCAACATCCTCGGCCGCCGGCAACCGTTCCGCGACGTCCCGTTCTTCTGGAGCCAGCACTACGACGTGCCGATCGCTTACGTCGGCCACGCGGAAGGCTGGGAAACAATCCACGTCGTCGGCAGCATCAGC
- a CDS encoding cytochrome P450 has protein sequence MTRSIAATSSVETRRAPGPRGHFLVGVLPELRRDPLTLMVRLARQYGDVVRFRVGPVQVHLVTDPAGVQHVLQDNNRNYGKQTRGFQKLRLVLGQGLLTSEGDFWRRQRRIAQPGFHKDKVRRFAEQMTRATARMLERWTNRERASAGAPLDIAHEMMRLTLEIVGETLLNLDTSEDSERVGAAVTLTLGHIQRRMFAMFPVLDALPLPSNRRFRRAVRYMDQLVLKVITDRGASGADPGDLLSMLMQARDDDGEGMSVQQLRDEVMTIFAAGHETTANALAWTFYLLSLNPAVGRRLRGELREVLGGRPPRYDDLARLPYTAAVIQESLRLYPPAWVISRSAIGPDVVCGCDVPAGSIVVVSPYITHRRPTSWPNPEGFDPERFLGERSPAQHRFDYFPFGGGPRQCIGNGFALMEAQLVLATVAQQFEIHLMAGSPVVAEPLVTLRPKGGMPMQLSPVA, from the coding sequence GTGACCCGTTCGATCGCCGCCACCTCCTCCGTCGAGACGCGCCGCGCGCCCGGTCCGCGCGGTCACTTTCTGGTCGGCGTCCTGCCGGAGCTGCGCCGCGACCCGCTCACCCTGATGGTCCGTCTGGCGCGCCAGTACGGGGACGTGGTGCGCTTCCGGGTGGGGCCGGTGCAGGTGCACCTGGTGACGGATCCGGCCGGCGTGCAGCACGTCTTGCAGGACAACAACCGCAACTATGGCAAGCAGACCCGCGGATTTCAAAAGCTGCGCCTGGTGCTGGGGCAAGGCTTGCTGACCAGTGAAGGCGATTTCTGGCGGCGGCAGCGGCGCATCGCCCAGCCGGGGTTTCACAAGGACAAGGTTCGTCGCTTCGCCGAGCAGATGACCCGCGCCACTGCGCGAATGCTGGAACGCTGGACCAACCGCGAGCGCGCGTCGGCCGGCGCACCGCTGGACATCGCCCACGAGATGATGCGCCTGACCCTGGAGATCGTCGGCGAGACCCTCCTCAACCTGGACACCAGCGAGGACTCCGAACGGGTGGGCGCCGCGGTGACGCTGACGCTGGGTCACATCCAGCGGCGCATGTTCGCCATGTTCCCTGTCCTCGACGCCTTGCCGCTGCCCAGCAACCGCCGGTTTCGCCGGGCCGTTCGATACATGGATCAACTGGTCTTGAAGGTGATCACCGACCGGGGCGCCAGCGGCGCCGACCCCGGCGATCTGTTGTCGATGTTGATGCAGGCGCGCGACGATGACGGCGAAGGCATGTCCGTGCAGCAACTGCGTGACGAGGTGATGACCATCTTCGCCGCCGGCCACGAGACCACCGCCAACGCGCTGGCCTGGACGTTCTATCTGCTGTCGCTGAACCCGGCAGTGGGACGTCGACTGCGCGGCGAGCTGCGCGAGGTCCTGGGCGGGCGCCCGCCCCGCTATGACGATCTGGCGCGGCTGCCCTATACCGCCGCTGTCATTCAAGAGTCGCTGCGACTTTACCCGCCGGCCTGGGTCATCTCACGCAGCGCGATCGGCCCTGACGTGGTGTGCGGCTGTGACGTTCCGGCCGGTTCGATTGTGGTGGTCAGCCCTTACATCACGCATCGGCGGCCGACGAGCTGGCCCAATCCCGAGGGGTTCGATCCCGAACGATTCCTGGGCGAACGATCGCCGGCGCAGCACCGGTTCGACTATTTTCCCTTCGGCGGCGGGCCCCGCCAGTGTATCGGCAACGGCTTTGCGTTGATGGAAGCGCAGCTGGTGCTGGCCACCGTCGCCCAGCAATTCGAGATTCACCTGATGGCCGGAAGCCCCGTCGTCGCCGAGCCGCTGGTCACCTTGCGGCCGAAGGGCGGAATGCCGATGCAGCTTTCGCCAGTGGCCTAG
- a CDS encoding amidohydrolase family protein, with the protein MHAFEDRYPLAPTASFKPPQAPASEYREVQQALGLSRVVVVQPSGYAFDNTATLEAMATLGPSVRGVAVVGPTVAERELVRLTEAGIRGIRYHMFRGGVLTWDTLPTMADRVHHHGWHVQLQLNGRDLPAHVDGLQRLPGDLVIDHNGKFIDPVGVDDPAFQTLLRLLDGGRCWVKLSAPYETSKDGPPRYDDVSRLARALVRANPERCLWASNWPHPNTNPQPSNAAMLDTLLDWADDDATRKRILVDNPARLYGF; encoded by the coding sequence ATGCACGCGTTCGAGGATCGTTACCCGCTGGCGCCGACGGCGTCGTTCAAGCCGCCGCAGGCGCCTGCCTCGGAATATCGAGAGGTTCAGCAGGCGCTGGGCCTGTCGCGCGTGGTGGTCGTGCAGCCCAGCGGCTATGCGTTCGACAACACAGCCACCCTGGAAGCGATGGCCACGCTGGGCCCGAGCGTGCGTGGCGTCGCCGTGGTCGGCCCCACCGTGGCCGAGAGGGAGCTTGTCCGTCTGACCGAGGCGGGGATTCGCGGCATCCGCTATCACATGTTTCGCGGCGGCGTGCTGACCTGGGACACGTTGCCCACCATGGCAGATCGCGTGCATCACCACGGCTGGCACGTGCAGCTGCAATTGAACGGACGCGATCTTCCGGCGCACGTCGACGGGTTGCAAAGATTGCCCGGCGATCTGGTGATCGACCACAACGGCAAGTTCATCGACCCGGTTGGCGTCGACGATCCGGCCTTTCAAACCTTGCTGCGCTTGCTGGACGGCGGCCGCTGCTGGGTGAAGCTGTCGGCGCCCTACGAAACGTCGAAAGACGGACCGCCTCGTTATGACGACGTCTCGCGCCTGGCGCGGGCCCTGGTGCGCGCGAACCCCGAGCGCTGTCTGTGGGCCAGCAACTGGCCTCACCCCAACACCAATCCACAGCCGTCCAACGCGGCCATGCTGGACACGCTGCTTGATTGGGCCGACGACGACGCCACCCGAAAGCGTATCCTGGTCGACAATCCGGCGCGTCTCTATGGCTTCTAG
- a CDS encoding lectin-like protein, whose product MNSAWLTVILSGLSLLGGCGAERFQPSNLGTGGTSGGAIDSGMTIDLATGGDGGSGTGGSGGDIAPPDGGGAYDVAPDLTAGTGGSGGAPVDTSGGGRDAAVDAGDPCATAANPTLDSDGDGLPDCAEDGDGDPWTDRTVFNGLSVTVKANGSTGTCADIADYNTMAGQFVTPTETKSMYAGWSFDTDQDRYYDPSYGFKPNWSTTVGGSFRVRYRGVIDLKVAGQHCFKVDVGSTGAATPDSCGQVYLNASPGRTWVVENGVQATAGAGQACVNLPAGQYPLDIVFQYGSATDHHKLSVLYCAGGANSCTPTAPLTQAMVRPLGCVSSPDCDCQFYGGHTYRFCKTGRAFTDAEASCVAQGMRLIRIDNDAENAWAYATKQAEIMPTTWIGATDAVTEGDWRWIDNTPFWSGLGANAGGKPAGGLYNDWDTGADEPNQTGDEDCGGYWYAVPTWADLTCTDANAYICEAY is encoded by the coding sequence ATGAACAGTGCTTGGCTGACAGTCATTTTGAGTGGACTGTCACTGCTGGGTGGCTGTGGCGCGGAACGGTTTCAGCCGTCCAACTTGGGCACCGGTGGAACCAGCGGCGGCGCGATCGACAGCGGCATGACGATTGATCTCGCGACTGGTGGCGACGGCGGCAGCGGCACGGGCGGTTCGGGCGGCGACATCGCGCCGCCTGACGGCGGCGGTGCTTATGACGTGGCGCCTGATCTGACGGCCGGCACCGGTGGCTCGGGCGGCGCGCCCGTTGATACCAGCGGTGGGGGCCGCGACGCCGCCGTGGACGCCGGCGATCCCTGCGCCACGGCGGCCAACCCGACGCTGGACTCCGACGGTGACGGCCTGCCCGACTGTGCCGAGGACGGCGACGGCGATCCGTGGACCGATCGCACCGTGTTCAACGGCCTCAGTGTCACCGTGAAGGCCAACGGCAGCACCGGCACCTGCGCGGACATCGCCGACTACAACACGATGGCGGGGCAATTTGTTACCCCCACCGAGACCAAGTCGATGTATGCCGGTTGGTCTTTCGACACCGATCAGGATCGCTATTACGACCCGTCATATGGATTCAAACCGAACTGGTCAACGACCGTGGGCGGATCGTTCCGCGTGCGCTATCGCGGCGTGATCGATCTGAAGGTGGCGGGTCAGCACTGCTTCAAGGTCGATGTCGGCAGCACCGGCGCCGCGACGCCTGATTCGTGCGGGCAGGTCTACCTGAACGCCAGCCCGGGGCGAACCTGGGTGGTGGAAAACGGCGTGCAAGCGACGGCCGGCGCCGGCCAGGCCTGCGTGAACCTGCCGGCCGGACAGTACCCGCTGGACATTGTCTTTCAGTACGGCAGCGCCACCGATCACCACAAGCTGTCGGTGCTTTATTGCGCGGGCGGCGCCAATAGCTGCACGCCGACGGCGCCCTTGACGCAGGCGATGGTGCGCCCGCTCGGCTGTGTCTCGTCGCCTGACTGTGACTGCCAGTTCTATGGCGGACACACCTATCGCTTCTGCAAGACCGGGCGCGCGTTCACCGACGCAGAGGCAAGCTGCGTGGCGCAAGGCATGCGGCTAATCCGGATCGACAACGACGCCGAGAACGCCTGGGCCTACGCGACCAAGCAGGCCGAGATCATGCCGACGACGTGGATCGGCGCCACCGACGCCGTCACCGAGGGCGACTGGCGCTGGATCGACAACACGCCGTTCTGGTCGGGGCTGGGCGCCAACGCGGGTGGCAAGCCGGCGGGCGGTCTTTACAACGATTGGGACACCGGCGCCGACGAGCCGAACCAGACCGGCGACGAGGACTGCGGCGGTTACTGGTACGCGGTCCCGACCTGGGCCGACCTGACCTGCACCGACGCCAACGCGTATATCTGCGAAGCGTATTAG
- a CDS encoding serine/threonine-protein kinase, with the protein MNEGSVRQPGIDTGTQIRRGITIGRYVVLGLVGRGAMGDVYSAYDPDLDRKVAIKLLRVKRGGSQGGLDGKTRLLREAQAIAKLSHPNVIVVYDVGTFEDSVFIAMEFIEGGTLNFWLHAQKRDWREILQAFISAGRGLQHAHEAKLVHRDFKPDNVMVRVDGEVRVMDFGLVRHIDVLGNELEPRQEIGLTESQRVDEAVAFDATVELGRQPRPDSSGAASGASLDKLTQTGAVLGTPAYMAPEQFVGQAADARTDQFSFCVALYEAIFGERPFEGSTMAELTGNVLDGQVKPMPQRSRIPLAFWRVLRRGLSVSPAERYPSMVELLAELGQFSHPRRRSVVMAMAVAAALALAAIGGLTFRQSQQQLLCAAPTDRFDGVWESSTRSGSRRAAIEFGFRTAGQNAATTTSTGRSTSWAWTNATSRRSFARVSQMLDKYVADWLTTYKDACEATNYRGDQSPQVLDLRMSCLNDRFNELRALSDSLSMPTLHMIENAPRIVESMATLSRCSNVELLRSAPFRAASR; encoded by the coding sequence ATGAACGAGGGTTCGGTGAGACAACCCGGGATAGACACCGGCACGCAGATTCGTCGCGGTATCACCATCGGGCGCTATGTGGTCCTGGGCCTGGTCGGGCGTGGCGCGATGGGGGATGTCTACAGCGCCTACGATCCTGACCTTGATCGCAAGGTGGCGATCAAACTCCTGCGGGTAAAGCGCGGCGGCAGCCAAGGCGGCCTGGACGGCAAGACGCGCTTGCTGCGAGAAGCGCAGGCGATCGCCAAGCTGTCACATCCGAACGTGATCGTTGTCTACGACGTCGGCACTTTCGAGGACAGCGTTTTCATCGCCATGGAGTTCATCGAAGGCGGGACTCTCAACTTCTGGCTGCACGCGCAGAAAAGAGACTGGCGAGAGATCTTGCAGGCGTTCATTTCGGCGGGCCGCGGTTTGCAGCACGCGCACGAAGCGAAGTTGGTCCACCGCGATTTCAAACCGGACAACGTGATGGTTCGCGTGGACGGGGAAGTGCGCGTCATGGACTTCGGTCTGGTTCGTCACATTGACGTGCTTGGAAACGAGCTTGAGCCGCGGCAAGAGATCGGGCTCACCGAATCGCAACGGGTGGACGAAGCCGTCGCGTTCGACGCGACTGTCGAGCTTGGTCGGCAGCCGCGCCCTGATTCGTCGGGCGCTGCGTCCGGGGCGTCGCTGGACAAGCTGACCCAGACCGGTGCGGTGCTGGGAACGCCGGCGTACATGGCGCCCGAGCAGTTCGTCGGCCAGGCGGCGGATGCGCGCACCGATCAGTTCAGTTTCTGTGTCGCGCTTTATGAAGCGATCTTCGGCGAGCGGCCGTTCGAAGGGTCGACGATGGCCGAGCTGACGGGGAATGTTCTGGACGGCCAGGTCAAGCCGATGCCCCAGCGCAGCCGGATCCCGCTGGCGTTCTGGCGGGTTTTGCGCCGGGGTTTGTCGGTATCGCCCGCGGAACGTTATCCGTCGATGGTCGAACTGCTGGCCGAGCTGGGCCAGTTTTCCCACCCGCGCCGTCGCAGTGTGGTCATGGCGATGGCGGTGGCGGCCGCGCTGGCCTTGGCTGCCATTGGCGGCCTCACCTTTCGCCAATCTCAACAGCAGCTTTTGTGTGCAGCGCCGACCGATCGCTTCGATGGCGTGTGGGAATCGTCGACGCGCAGCGGATCCCGCCGGGCGGCGATCGAGTTCGGGTTTCGCACCGCCGGCCAGAACGCCGCGACGACCACCAGCACCGGCCGCTCGACGTCATGGGCGTGGACCAACGCCACCAGCCGCCGCAGCTTTGCGAGGGTGTCTCAGATGCTTGATAAATATGTCGCGGACTGGTTGACCACCTATAAAGATGCGTGCGAGGCGACTAACTATCGCGGCGATCAATCGCCGCAGGTCCTGGACCTTCGCATGTCGTGTCTCAACGACCGGTTCAACGAGCTGCGCGCCCTGTCGGACAGTTTGTCGATGCCGACTCTACATATGATCGAAAATGCCCCTCGGATCGTGGAGTCGATGGCCACGCTCAGTCGCTGCTCCAACGTCGAGCTGTTGCGAAGCGCGCCGTTTCGGGCCGCGTCAAGGTGA
- a CDS encoding ion channel, which yields MMKRRPKIVRPPGANYQIHIVGDERTVLRDFYHALLRLPWWFALASIATIFLVANTLFAVAFLLTGGVAHAVPGSFADAFFFSAQTMGTIGYGALYPESRAANVLVVIETIVGLTLTALATGLVFAKFSRSTARMLFSREVVISPMDGVPTLTLRVGNQRGNQIVDAHIKVAFSRTERTAEGHTFYRTLDVKLARDHLLTLSRSWSLMHRIDADSPFHCQSPESLAAQEVELQVMITGTDDITMQPVHAEHRYFGEQILWGRRHADILSETSDGDLILNLRPFHDTELTRPTPDFPYPRP from the coding sequence ATGATGAAACGTCGACCGAAGATCGTTCGCCCGCCCGGCGCCAACTACCAGATCCACATCGTGGGCGACGAGCGCACCGTGCTGCGCGATTTTTACCACGCGCTGCTGCGCCTGCCCTGGTGGTTCGCGCTGGCCAGCATCGCCACCATCTTTCTTGTGGCCAACACGCTGTTCGCGGTGGCGTTCCTGCTGACCGGCGGGGTGGCGCACGCGGTGCCCGGATCGTTCGCCGATGCTTTTTTCTTCAGTGCGCAAACCATGGGCACCATCGGCTACGGCGCCTTGTATCCGGAATCGCGCGCCGCCAACGTCCTGGTGGTGATCGAGACCATCGTCGGCTTGACGTTGACCGCTCTGGCCACCGGGTTGGTGTTCGCCAAGTTCTCGCGCTCGACGGCACGCATGCTCTTCAGCCGCGAGGTGGTGATCTCGCCGATGGACGGCGTGCCCACGCTGACGTTGCGGGTGGGCAATCAGCGCGGCAACCAGATCGTCGACGCGCACATCAAGGTGGCCTTCTCCCGCACCGAACGCACCGCCGAGGGGCACACCTTCTATCGCACGCTGGATGTGAAGCTGGCGCGCGATCATCTGCTGACACTGTCGCGCTCGTGGAGCTTGATGCACCGGATCGACGCCGACAGCCCATTTCATTGCCAGTCGCCGGAGAGCCTGGCCGCGCAAGAGGTCGAGCTGCAGGTGATGATCACCGGCACCGACGACATCACCATGCAACCGGTCCACGCCGAGCACCGCTATTTCGGCGAGCAGATCCTGTGGGGCCGCCGGCACGCGGACATTCTCTCGGAGACTTCCGACGGCGACCTGATCTTGAACCTGCGGCCGTTCCACGACACGGAGCTGACGCGACCCACGCCCGACTTTCCTTATCCGCGGCCCTGA
- a CDS encoding hydroxyacid dehydrogenase — MARILLTNPPEMLKNFYGDRALAALQGLGEVRLNPLDRELGAEELVDAAQGCAVIVSHRGVPAGPALFDNLPELIAFCRCAVDIRTVDVAAASARGVLVTRASAGFIPAVAEWIIGAMIDLGRHISAATAAYHAGQPPAGRTGKQLRGATVGVIGYGQISRYLCDLLKPFGVRLLIGDPYATVADPGLTACSLPRLLEESDFVVCLALATDETENLINAAALSRLKATAYFINASRGNLVDEAALEAALSSGTIAGCALDVGRAADQKPTPALARHPNVIATPHTAGQTPEAIEHQSMETVAQVAEILRGRIPSGAVNAQQATRLGSLRRD, encoded by the coding sequence ATGGCGCGCATTCTTTTGACCAACCCGCCCGAGATGCTGAAGAACTTCTACGGCGATCGCGCTCTCGCGGCGCTACAAGGCCTCGGCGAGGTGCGCCTCAATCCGCTGGATCGCGAGCTCGGCGCCGAGGAGCTGGTCGACGCCGCCCAGGGGTGCGCCGTGATCGTCTCGCACCGCGGGGTGCCGGCCGGGCCGGCGCTGTTTGATAATCTGCCAGAGCTGATCGCCTTCTGCCGCTGCGCCGTCGACATCCGCACCGTGGACGTGGCCGCCGCCAGCGCGCGCGGCGTGCTGGTCACCCGGGCCAGCGCCGGCTTCATCCCCGCCGTCGCCGAGTGGATCATCGGCGCAATGATCGATCTCGGGCGCCACATCAGCGCCGCCACCGCCGCCTATCACGCGGGCCAGCCGCCGGCCGGGCGGACCGGCAAACAACTGCGCGGCGCCACTGTCGGCGTGATCGGCTACGGACAGATCAGCCGTTACCTCTGCGACCTGCTGAAGCCGTTCGGCGTCCGCCTGCTGATCGGCGATCCCTACGCGACCGTCGCCGACCCGGGGCTGACCGCCTGTTCGTTGCCGCGGCTGCTGGAAGAATCGGACTTTGTCGTTTGCCTGGCCCTGGCCACCGACGAGACAGAAAATCTGATCAACGCCGCGGCGCTGTCACGCCTGAAGGCGACGGCGTATTTCATCAATGCCTCGCGCGGCAACCTGGTCGACGAGGCGGCGCTGGAAGCGGCGCTTTCTTCCGGGACCATCGCCGGCTGCGCGCTGGACGTGGGACGGGCCGCCGATCAAAAGCCGACGCCAGCGCTGGCCCGCCACCCAAACGTCATCGCCACGCCCCACACCGCTGGCCAGACCCCCGAGGCCATCGAGCACCAGTCGATGGAAACCGTGGCCCAGGTGGCGGAGATCTTGCGCGGACGAATTCCGAGCGGCGCTGTCAACGCCCAGCAGGCCACCCGCCTCGGCAGCCTGCGCCGAGACTGA